The genome window cagaaccaaggccttgcatagtcctcagactcaagcctatggggaaaccaagtacataaaaagaactACTATGGCACACAAACCTcaagatccatccgaagagaactcctcgttaacagttgggtcaatcccttaattgcacgggttccccggtctaccctcggatcccccgtGCCAAAGGGAATAATGCGATACGGTACagcatattacccaaaagcacaaagtccttcgctactcgactatcatctcggacgaattgtttagagtttatcgttctcgggaattggtctagcgtgcatcgcgcagcactcaacagctatcccggttagttccatgaatttaatctattgaggattaccatcgttatacttgataatatttgcgagtttaaactaatagggatttgtgttaaagtattcttctgcccagaatattgttgaaggcaggcttagacttaatattcaggcccaaagtagttgttgcaaaaaagtatgtataaagaaataaacacatcttttattaagacaaaagaacagcacagtgtacaataaaaagctgaaacaagcttacattagagttaactgcgtaagtaaaagaaaagtacaaaagagtgaagataaatccgaggagatagctcagaggagagattggctactgttccaagatgccgtctaaggaaactattcctcgacgcttctacatgcccataactcaggtagccaaagaacctgacctcaggctaacaccatctacagaaaaggtgcagggagccggaagttgggaagcccccgcaaaaatttgcctgctacaaggcagacggcgctgatggcggaaattccttcttcggacataccaaaaatctggcatgaccagaacctgcttcggattttgactaaaagaggaaGGAAccccatcttcctcctgtcaaaacggaggactggctcgaatctgtgccatccttgtccataccgtatcaccttgaggattcggtgcctctgaagcgcgcGGAGACCTTCCacccccatccacgcctcaaacatcttgctttaaggcagtggcactagaaagagagatcgcggatatggaagaaatatggttctgaagagaacaggagagttcatgtgcaagtaaagtgatcccctatcctatttatacccagaagtgaaccggtggcatttaattcgtgcaagtttccaaggaatgctacggacgaagcagacttggctcaatttccaacttcatcctcagccgtaggatttGAAGATCCTTGAGAAGGCGCActtcgaacactgggacgccaaaaagtaccgcgtaaccaaagactacggaaatgcctcttaatttgtgggcctggtaaattcgcggcccaggctcgttctgcatggaagcccacgaactatggcccacaccaaggaataaccgttgccgaggacaacttcctgctcggcagcttgtgagacacctgaggaaagaccaagtgcataaaaaaaaataaaaaataaaaaaataaaaaaaagttctggacagaaccaaggccttgtatggtcctcggactcaagcctatggggaaaccaagtacaaaaatatttattattacgagttctggacagagccaaggccttgcatggtcctcggacccaagccaatggggaaatcaactactcgGATAAGAAAATGTTTGGATTTCATAAggtgggttacttgataaaagtGTCAGATCACATGACCcgcggcttaaacaccataaaaggttaaggacaACAAATTGTAAGGAatgtggtggaacgccccagtattcaatggcctaagagggctgttcatttAGTGGGTGGTatgtcttcaaatggttattcctcacacgacatcaagccttcgtttctctcctcggctagtagggggtaagtattactttttactggtctgccttattgtgccaagcacttctattaaagttatggccccatctttttattattaagtattttggtcttagtcgtcattaatttagatgcgatattattgagccgagcagcacttgcaaatttataaaaacaaagagacagaatatGCGAAATGAaatgacaacaattttttattaatatgaaaaattattacaatgtacaaaaaggggcctcaacaagcctatacaaaagaggggctgccgaggCAGCACTAACATCCGcaatacagataagtaaacggtgaagaagaaggaaatagtaaggaagaaatcaatgaagaagatggaggagatgaatgaagaagatggaggacatgagtaagagaaggagtagaagaagaggggaagagatgaaaagacaaagagaggagcaaaagagggaaaagaacaACACCAGGGCGGagctggtgctgggaagactaggaGAGGAAGGCGGGGGAAggcaccagtgagcaaagagagggagaagcagaagcacttagcctctgcctcagccctgactcctaacacactggtgtcGTGTTAGGTATGCTCGTGAGGAGCCAGGTGGTGCTGACATTGggtattctcgactcagtcacacCGAGAGTTtaacgtgacgagcccctgcttctgattttggctgaaagagaggcgggacatatcttaagtctgcgccatccttgccctgaccgagccatttcaaactttatcagaacatggtgttttgaggaggggcatggttccttTATCATTCGTTATGGTAGACGTATAatgatatggtgtataacaatCGGGTTAAGCAAATGCTAAAAGAGGCTatgggtttcagatctcagaaggatggaaaggggtctgcacgaaagtgatgacctcctgcttgccttcttataagAAGAGTAAAACGGGGgatattaaatgcattcaaatttttaaaagaatctaaagagaaaagaggtgtccgttccacttccccaccttatcagatgagtcgccggacataaatgagtctcgtaaaggggagtcattaagggcgcgtctgggacaaccaagcggcaggagtagatcacgagcagattaaagGGAGTTCCTTGAAGACCGGCTAacttcctggacaggtggaaaaccgtcCACATTAATGCGAGGCTGAACTAAATAAGCCATACTAAAGGCCcgggtttaccaaaaccctcctttccaacccagAAGTCGGATaacagggttttgaggggctattgtggggcccaaataatttatgggccaggcccattcgcccttagagagtccgaaaGCCGGAGCCAAGGAGAActacggcccaagctctacaatacagagcacctAACAGTTTTGTGATGTAGCCGAGGATAACTCAGTCCTCGACAGATCCAAAACCCcaccagaagaagaagggtaaaactggtatagggccaaacttaaaagagaatcaaGGAATATCCGGGAcagctgctctcattgccatttaatgcgctgcccctgacagagccgtactctccagctttatcaaccatccccaacaattccgggattggactgatgggacaaatgtcagttttgtaaagattgaccctacacgtggacgaaggacagcgaatgcatgctagtataaaagaagaagcaaatgaaTCTGAGAGGGGGGGGGGCaatctccaaaaaagaaagactccaTAAGGGGAAACACCCTAATAACATGTGCAGACCATAAAAGGACCCGCCGTCGGGTAACCTGGgaagaccttaatggtcctcggactaagtccgaggagcccaatcaCAGTGGACGCCACGCTTCACGGCTTAAATGGTCAAAcccaactcttttcttttactggAACCCCTCTAAAATCGAgcccggaacatcgccccgtgaccaacggctagcttttcaagcccactctctacaaatcatattgtgagggatctttcatgcgcgagcccaacatccttcttgggccgccagagaattgtgtccttacagtttgtatctctagtattattctacaactatatattttagtattaggcatttattgtaattgtgattgtatatggaattatatatttcaccattttttatcaaaaaaatttatttcactatttaaagaaaatatgtaTACCAAGATTCTAATGGAGGGTTTAAATATTATGCTACATAAGGTTATATagataaaatagaatttcaatctGACATcttttctctataaaaaaatcCCTATGTTTTTTGTTCcataatgattgttttttattatcaaagtAAAGTATCTAAAGTTATTAAGAAAATTCAACCATGTCagctaaaattatagtattacgATGTGAATAAACATCATTCATCTACACCAATAAACCACTAACATGTTTCGTCAGTCTAACAAGATTTTGAATTATAGAATAAGTAATGCTACAACTACAAACtatcttacaaaatttttacaaactattgatgtggcaaattaTTACTAATTCTAATGTAGACTcactactaacatcacatttttacatAACAATAATTATTCAGAAAATGCTAAAGCCACATCAGccgttttaaaaatattgtaaaataatttgtatctgtaacattactcttattGAATTACTCTTAAGGCATCTATAAGGATGTTTGCATTGGGAATCAAATGACCAAAAGAAGCAAAACACTCATTCTTccaaaaataactttatttgGTACAATCCACTTCATTATACTTccaaaaataactttattttctaaacaaaagtaatttactaataatataaaactaaagacacaaagaaattcaaagagagaaatattatatccataatatttttacaatccATTTTCTTATTCCTccaaaaataactttattatCTAAATGAAAGTGATCTAATAAtaagacaactttttttttttgagaattaacaatacgataaaaataaatacaaagataaattcaaaaagagaaatgatacatccaaaatatttttacaacactgTTGCAACAAATTCTAAGTTGTAGATTTTTATTAGTagtcaaaaaagtaattttaattgtGAATTCAAATGAAAGATTATATAAAAATCctatacataaaataataatagataaaaaaaatgaaaaaaactataaatcaattaaaaaaaatccccataaaaattaagatatatgttttatatttaaattttttccaCTTGCTGTAAATAACTGTAGCAAAATTAAAGGTGTATAGGatttttttgaggataaatATTAGCTTATAGAAATGAAATATAAATGATAGTATATTATAAAAGAGGAATTAGCTAGATATGCACTGGGctccctctcaaaaaaaaaaaacaaaaaaaagatatgcATTGGGCTTCTGCTGGAAAGTCCTCTACTATTGGAGCCCAATAACTCGAACTAAAaagttaaagagagagaaacaaagaccctttttttttttttttttttttttttttttttttgggtagaaaagaaacaaagaccTTGATACTTTGATTGATTGAACActttaaaaacccaaaactctcACGTTGTAAACGCTGTCTGTCTCCTCAAAGCTCTTTCCGATTTCTGCAGCAATTAATTTGTCCAATACTTTTGaggtaaccaaaaaaaaacaaaaaaattcatttttgttttccgTGCTTTCTGTTTTCTGTGTTTTCTATGTGTTTCTCAATTTGGGCATAGTTGCTTTGTTTTGTATTAGGGTTTAGAATGAATCGGTAACAGTTACAGAACCCCTAGAGAAAATCGCAGTGTGTCCCAActgattttcactttttttttttaattccttaattttagaataaataaatatttactcAAGCAAGTAAGTTAAGATTCTTTCTTTGAAGTtgcttttggtttttattttttattttttattttttttacttttcttttcctgcactttctcagcaaccaaacaggtaattttgtgttaaaattggTTTCTTGCAATTTATTTCATCTGGGTTATTTTTGTTGGGTGGGATTAATAGTAtgcaaatagttttttttagctTAAATTAAAGAAACGTAAGCTTTATTGTTTCAGCATCCAAACAGAGCtttatttgattgttttttttatggGGCATTGAATGGATTTTGATATTGGAACATTTTGCATTGAAAAATAGTCATTGATAATCAATATGACTTTGTCAGGGCTTTGGAGGAGGGTAGCAATGCCGAAGGGTTCTAAGAGCAAGTGTGGGTCGGCATCGCACCAGCTCTTGAAGGAGAAGGCGAAGAACAGGGTGAATGATCTTGAAGGGATGTTCACTGACCTCCAGTCTGCAAGGAAGGAGCGGCGATCTAATGACATTGCGGTTTTGGAGGAGCGAGTACATCAGATGTTGCGAGAGTGGAAATCTGAGCTCAATGATCCGTCCCCGGCTTCCTCTTTAGTTGTATGTAGCTTTTATCCTTTGGTAGAACTTGAATTTAGCATCGTCTTTGTGTGAAAAGGTTGTTATTGGTATATAAGTTTTTGTATGTGTATTGTCTAGAGTGGTAGTCTTGGATCATTTTCAGAGGAATTAGAACAGCTATTGCAACAGTGGGGCGAGGAAGATGATGCAACTAGTCCATTAAAAGAACTGGCACCATTGAAACGTGAAGTTGATCTTCAAAACTTTCATGACAGCGATTTAACAGCATTTCCAGAggttagttcttttttttttttttggagtgaaTTTGGAGTTCAGAGTGATATTTAAGCGATTGTGCAAGCAAATTCTTTGAATAATTATCCATGAACACAGCACTTCACCATCGTCTTGCTGAGGAAATTGcagaaaaagaaatttggacTTTGAATATTAGATTTATGTCATTTTGATGTTCAAAATAATATCCTCAGTTCAACAAGaccttttaatttcttttcatgCTCGTTTTTTGGTTTGCTGActcttttttattggtaagttacacaagCACTCTATGtgtcttgaacccatgacctcaccctccacctagaAGTTACGTGGGGAGgaggtgccagttgagctaGACCTAGAACTTATAATGCTTCGCTAATTACAAAACATATTTCGGGAATGTTAGCAATTTGAATAATGGTAATATGAGAATCCCAACAAGTGGGAATGTTGGAggttttatcttattttttataaaataacacTCGTACATGTATATATAATGCACATgggttattttattaatattcaaGATAAAAGCTGTAATACTTTATGGGAATGTTTTGATCTAATTGTAACAAATATATGAATGTTATATTCCCAGGAAATTGGAAGGAATACGACTAATAAATCAAATGCGAGAATCCTATGTTTTAAGGAATATGCTTTCAAGAATTTATGATTAAGGTTTTGTTGCAACATAACCCCCCACAAGGAAGCCTCTTGAAGGATTTCCCCTCTTATCATCATCTCATTTCTTATgttctgatctctctctctctctctaggcaTAAGACTTGCTGCCTTTCTTTCCCTTTGCAGGCCTTATCTTACTGTTTACATGTGTTGTAAATGATGACTTTTACTACCTCTATGGTGTCAAGTCATATAGCTTAGTCCGCACAACCCTTTGATTGAGATTCATGATACTCAAAGGCACTTTCTATGCAGCTCAGTTCTAGATTTACTATTCTTATTAATCATGTACGtacattaattattaatttcatgCAAAAATTGCTCAAGGGTCGGACTGTATCTAAACCACCCCTCCCAGGACCTCATTTAGAGAATGTTTAGAACGCAAGGACATGGAGgagaaaaagggggggggggtggggtatAGTATATTCCACCTAAGTCAAAGGTTTGCATTACTTtaatatattcatttatttgtGTTTCAATCCTTGAGAGCTTTTATTGGGttccatttttttcatttgttagtCTTTCAGCATATAAAGGGTATAATACTTAGACATGATAGATAACTGATGAGCTGAACACTTGGTCTTTGCCAGGATTGTTTTATTAATGAACAGCCCAAAGAAGATGGTTTTCAAGGTTTTGATCAATGCAAAGCCTCTGTTTCAAGTGTTCACAACAAGGTTGTTAATAACTCACAGTTTACAAATCAGTTGGATAGTCATCAGTTCAATATACTGCAGGACTTTGAGCAGATCACAGGGGTTAATAACTCAAATTTGAGTACTCAGTTGGAATGTCATCAGTTTGATTTACATCAAGACTTTGATTATGGGCTTCTCATTGGAGCCAATGACACTGAACAGTGTGAACAGGATACTATGCCCAACATTATGCCAAATATCTGCCCTCCACCATCTGCTTTCTTGGGACCAAAATGTGCTCTATGGGATTGTTTCAGGCCTGCTCAAGGATCTACATTGTGCCAAGACTATTGCAGTAGTGGTCATGCTGTTCTAGCATTAAATGAGGGTCTCCCTGGCATGACTCCAATTTTGCGACCTGGAGGCATTAGTTTGAAGGATGGTCCATTATTTTCTGCTCTTAGTGCTAAGACACATGGAAAGGAAGTGGGCATCCCTAAATGTGAAGGTGCTGCTAATACAAAATCTCCATGGAATGCTCCAGGTAAACCTATGTAGTTCCACTCTGTTCattcattttatgttttcttttgggcttatCTTATTTACATACCAGTTGTTATCTTGCATATCCATTTTGCTGTATGCTTACTTATATTGAGATATGGCAGATGTAATGTGATGTGGTTCAGTTTCATTTGAGGAAGTTAATCTTTGCATGCTTAATTACATTGCATTTGGGTGATTCAGTATGATAGTAATGTTCTTTTAGTTTTACTAACTTGCTGTCTTCAATGTTGTAGAGCTATTCGATCTTGCTTTCCTTGAGGGTGAAACAATTAGGGAGTGGCTCTTTTTTGACAAGTCTAGAAGGGCATTTGAGAGTGGAAATAGAAAGCAGAGGTCATTGCCAGACTATAATGGACGTGGTTGGCATGAATCAAGGAAGCAGGTGATGAAGGAATATGGTGGGCAGAAGAGGTCCTATTACATGGATCCACAGCCTCTTAACTGTCGTGAATGGCATTTATATGAATATGAGATCAGCAACCATGATGCTTGTGCATTATATAGATTGGAACTCAAGCATGTTGATGAAAAGAAGAGTCCTAAAGGGAAATTGACAAACGATTCGCTGGCTGATCTGCAGAAGAAGATGGGAAGGCTCACTGCTGAAGGTTCTCCAGATAATGGACACCCCATTAAGAGCAGGACAAAGGTTAATAAAAGGCCTGATGCGGGAAATGCTAATTTTGCTCAAAATCAGACCACCTTGAACTCCGAATCACTGACTGATGGTTTAAGTGCTCCATGAAATAATCCATGACTGCTATGGTAAATATTTGACGAGTCTTGCCTGCATATGGAAACTAGTACATAAGATAGACGAGGTTGAATCAACTTTTCACTGTAGAAACTGGTGGAATTTCTGAACTGTGCTGACATATAAATGATAGTTTGTTTCTGGTGATCAACCGCATGAGCCCCCCTTTTGTTACCAGGGGACAATTCTGCTTGCTATATTACCTGTCCAGAGGTTCGTTTTGGATTTCCCTTTTTAAGCTGGTGGGTATAGTATAATTTCTGATTGACAGTTAACATATAGTCCTATGGACTTCTTCTACTTCCTATGAGTTTCTAAACCATGGGGTTGGTGCTAGTGAAGATTGCTAGAATTGTATAGGGGAAGGGAAATTGTTTCTGTATTTGCTTCCTCCCTGCATCTTGCTGGTTCATTTTGTAGGTGATGGGACACAAAATATTTAAGAGTATGTTCAGGAAATTTATTTTGCTGGCTGTACCATCTATGGGAGTCATACATGTATGCAAATCTTCTCTCTTATTAGAGAAATTAAACAGTCCTCATGGTGGACCATGTTATTTGTCCATCGTTCCAATAAAAGACTCCCAactatttaaaattattgagtcagtatttagtttttatttaaaacttcataattttaaacaagtgaaaGCTTTTTATTGGAATGGTGgaccacatcacttgtccaccatgaagaccttataatttctcctctTGTTGAAATGATGTCTTAAATTGAACATTTCTTGTTCCAATTTTCTCTGGTGGCATCTTTGTTACGTTACtgatataatttatattgaGTCAATATATTGTGTGCTTTGTTTTCTGGATTCATTATGAGTTCTATCGGTGAATTAAATGTATTTAATCCTGTTTCAAGAAGGGATTGAATACAATATTTTGTTTCACTTGGAAGTGACACTTATGAGTCATGTATCTATAATGAGTTGCCTTTTATTCTGGAACTCACATGTAATTGTTACGTTAGAGCAACCAAGTCTACACCACAGAGCTTGTCATCCCTTGTTAATATTGGCCTCCTAAGCAACTTTAAATATCTCCATGAAAACCTAGCGATGTTCATTGTAATTGTAGTATTGCAGtgtaaaacttaaaaagttcTGAATGTAGCAGGAATTGCTAGCTTCATTTGAGATTTCCATTGGAAAAATGTGAACTAAATTGATTGTTTGCTTCATCCCCTCGCCCCATTCTTTTTTCTCCCCTTCTCATCATTGTCATACATCACAACTTGATCATATTCATATATGTCTGAATTAATTAAGCACATATTCAAATTTTGCTACTAATTGATTTCCTAGATaagtgaattttgaaaattaaatgacTGCTATGCTGGACCTTGACAATTGGCCAAGGTTGAGTGACCTTAATAGATTCATTACAATTTACAATCACTGTGACAGTTTTCACAAGACAAGGTTTCATCTCtcacccccaccccccacccccccccccacaaaaaaaaaaaaaaaaaaaaaaaaaaaaaaaaaaaaaaagaagacaaaagacaAAAGGGGGCCAAGTGACCCCAAAAGGCTTTTAGCAGCAACAACAATATTGAGAACACGTAAGTCTTTTACGTCATTCAAGCAGCAGATAGTTGCACCTGCACAACAAAGCACTGCTCTCTACGGATAGAAACACGAACCTTTCAAATGCCAAACAAGAAGTTGTCCATGATTTAATTGCACAACAGAGAACCACGCTATTCTGAGTTGTCGATAATTATGTGACAAGAATAGCTATACCTGGCAACAAACTCATAAATTATCCAACCAAATCTTGAAGATTCTAACAGAAATCGTCAATACAAGATGACTCTGAATCTTCGCTGCTCAAGAGGTCTCTGTGTCTGGCATGATTGGCTTTGACCTCCCTCCCAACCTCACTCTCAACCTCCATCACTATACTCACTCGTTACATACGTTTCCTTTGTGAACAAACCATCTTCTCCTTTCTCAATTTCCACCCCCAACCTTCAAATTTTACATAGAGAATGAAGTATCATGATTTATGTATTAAAgcagaaaaatagataaaattttatttaaatcggtttttattttatcttgagTAGAGTAATAATTGGTGAAGGaaagttaaaatattttcaaatttgattttggtattgagagagagattatttgGTGTGTGGCCATATGAGAAAGTAGATGACTAATGTTGACAATGTACCATGTGAGAAAGAGACacataaaatagaaataaaaaatttgaaatcaaattGTTATGGGAAATTGATCGTTAATGATAATTTGGtacacttaaattttttatataatttacgATTTCAAATGAATTGGATTTTTATTATCTCATAATTTTTGGGACATCCTTGAGAGGAGGGAGctcatcttttgttttttgtttttttaaaaaataatgattaatttgaaattttttaccaGCATAAGTGGTCTTGCCCAAGGGTCACCCTtagcttgagagagagagagagagagagagagaggcaatgGCCGTGAATGACTCAATACACCCAAGGCTTTTGtgtaaaaaattctaatttggaAAAGTcctcaaatctctctctctctctctctctctctctctctctcatatatttgATAAGCTTTTTTTAACTGAAGTCTAGAAAAACACATAATAATTTCTATCACACCACACTGAATTTcccataaaattatattttgttttaagtctATATCTCAACCTCTCACAACACATGAGATTCACACATTTATAAGTCCCACGAGTTGTGAGATGTTAGATATACACCCGAAACATGATATACTCATTCCAAAACCACCTCTATTTTCCTGGGAAAACCCATTagtataattcaatagttagctAGAACTTGAGAGTAGGTTTCCATATGTGATCGAAAAATTATCTAGCTTTTCTCTTATTTCCCTAATAATGGTAATAGTTACACACTGGTTACACACTGTATGTATGGAACACACGATGCTATGTCaactaaaattatgaaattgtatttgtaaaatacaattggaattaaaattgcgaaatcaagttttgaaaaCATATATGAACCCTCCAAATACCACGCAACACGTTATTCATGATCCAACATCTTGATAAAGAACCATGTTATTTTAGAGTTAACAAACTTTTACGACAAGAATAGCCATACTTGGCTAGAAACTCATAAATTATCCAACCAAATCTTTAAGATTCTGagagaaatcatcaatataaGATGACTCTAAATCTTCACTGCTCAAGAACTCTTGGAGTTTGGCATGATTGGCTCTGACCTCCCTCCCTACCTCACTGTCAACCTCCATCACAATCTTCACTGCCTTACAGACGCTTTCTTTTGTGAACAAAccatcttcttcacctttctCAACTTCCACTCCAACCTTCAAAATGTTGCTCATCATCCTTGCATTGAAAAACTGGTCACATATATGCGGTAACAATACCAGCTGACACTTGTTCATCAAAGCTTCGAATAAAGAACCTAACCCACAGTGTGTGATGAAACACCCTATTGATGGGTGCTCTAAAATCTGTAGTTGTTGAACCCATCCACCATGTACTATCCCTCTTCCTTGAACCCTATCTTCAAACCCTTCTGGAAATGCTTCTTCAATAGACTCAGCCCCGCATGGCGGTTTAAGTGCTGCGAGAAATGGCCAGCCCGAAAGTTCCAACCCCAACACCAATTCCTGGAATTGATCTTTGTTTAAGAAGCACTCACTTCCAAATGCACAGTATATTACTGATCCGGCCTCAAATCTTCCTAGCCACTCAATCCATTTTTCTTCTAAACTAGTAGAAGTAGCTGACTTCGGTATGACTGGTCCTGCAAGAAATACAGGCTTCCCAAAATGGCTTTCAAGATTGTCAATATAAGGTCCCTCAATTTCTCTACATGTCCTGAATCCTAGTGCGTCACATTGAGTTACGCTTGCGAACAGGCGATCAGCTAAAAGGACATCGCTACCGAAGTTCAGAGTCTTTAATGCA of Quercus lobata isolate SW786 chromosome 8, ValleyOak3.0 Primary Assembly, whole genome shotgun sequence contains these proteins:
- the LOC115955095 gene encoding anthocyanidin 3-O-glucoside 2''-O-glucosyltransferase-like, with protein sequence MGATSLHLLMYPWFALGHLTSYLHLSNKLAQRGHRISFLIPTKTQSKLQTLNLYPDLITFVPIIVPHVDGLPLGAETTSDVPVHLQPLIMTAMDRSESNIELLLRELKPDIVFFDFAHWIPKLVRSLGIRSILYAIVSPLTVYCSSTAHVDNMQQPGSSFPVLSSSSIKLHVHEERALAALKTLNFGSDVLLADRLFASVTQCDALGFRTCREIEGPYIDNLESHFGKPVFLAGPVIPKSATSTSLEEKWIEWLGRFEAGSVIYCAFGSECFLNKDQFQELVLGLELSGWPFLAALKPPCGAESIEEAFPEGFEDRVQGRGIVHGGWVQQLQILEHPSIGCFITHCGLGSLFEALMNKCQLVLLPHICDQFFNARMMSNILKVGVEVEKGEEDGLFTKESVCKAVKIVMEVDSEVGREVRANHAKLQEFLSSEDLESSYIDDFSQNLKDLVG
- the LOC115957318 gene encoding transcription factor VOZ1-like, with amino-acid sequence MPKGSKSKCGSASHQLLKEKAKNRVNDLEGMFTDLQSARKERRSNDIAVLEERVHQMLREWKSELNDPSPASSLVSGSLGSFSEELEQLLQQWGEEDDATSPLKELAPLKREVDLQNFHDSDLTAFPEDCFINEQPKEDGFQGFDQCKASVSSVHNKVVNNSQFTNQLDSHQFNILQDFEQITGVNNSNLSTQLECHQFDLHQDFDYGLLIGANDTEQCEQDTMPNIMPNICPPPSAFLGPKCALWDCFRPAQGSTLCQDYCSSGHAVLALNEGLPGMTPILRPGGISLKDGPLFSALSAKTHGKEVGIPKCEGAANTKSPWNAPELFDLAFLEGETIREWLFFDKSRRAFESGNRKQRSLPDYNGRGWHESRKQVMKEYGGQKRSYYMDPQPLNCREWHLYEYEISNHDACALYRLELKHVDEKKSPKGKLTNDSLADLQKKMGRLTAEGSPDNGHPIKSRTKVNKRPDAGNANFAQNQTTLNSESLTDGLSAP